In Methylosinus sp. H3A, the DNA window CTGCAATGGAAGGACGCCCCGAAGGAGTATGGGCCGCCCAAGACGCTCTACAATCGCTTCATCCGTTGGAGCCGGCTCGGCGTCTTCGATCGTATCTTCGCCGCGCTCGCGGGAGAAGGGCCGAAGCCGGAGCGGATCATGATCGACTCCACTCATCTGAAAGCGCATCGGACGGCGGCGAGCCTCCTAAAAAAGGGGCTCTTTCCCGCTGTATCGGCCGCACGAAAGGCGGGCTGAACTCCAAGCTCCACGTCGTTTGCGACGGCGCCGGCAAGCCGCTTGTCATGATGCTGACCGAAGGGCAGATGAGCGATCACAAAGGCGCGAGGCCGATGCTCGACGCGCTGCCGCCGTCCTCGGCCCTGATCGCAGATCGCGGCTACGACAGCGACTGGTTTCGGCGAGCGCTCGCGGAACGCGGGACCGAGCCCTGCATTCCGCCGACAAAGAGCCGTAAGAAGCCTCTCGATTACGACAAGGCGCTCTACCGGCAACGTCATAAGATCGAGAACCTCTTCGCCAAGCTCAAAGACTGGCGGCGCATCGCCACCCGTTACGATCGATGCGCGCACGCCTTCTTCTCCGCCATATGCATCGCCGCCGCTGTCGCCTTCTATCTCAATCAATGAGTCCTGAGCCTAGGCCTCCCTTGTCCTAATGTCGTGCTCCACGATGTTCGGAGGGCGTCCGGTTTCCCATCCTAGCAGCCGTGTTCACAAATTCAGGTGTGAACAGGTAAGTGTTGTCAAAATATCACATGTGAACATGTTCGCTCTTGAAAGCGTGAATTGTGATTGACGCGAATCGGCGCTTGGCTCACAAGTTCAATGCTTCACAGCATCAGGGTTTCACATGTTCACAATTTCAGTTGTCGGACAGAAGGGCGGGACGGGCAAGACCACGACCGTTCTCGGGCTCGCCGTCGCCGCGGCCAACGCGGGGCACGATGTCGCCGTTATCGACCTCGACCCGCAGGCGACCGCCGCAAACTGGAAAGACCGACGCCAAAGCGAGAATCCGCCCGTCGTGTCGGCGCAGGCCAGCCGGTTGCAGCCGACCCTCGACGCTGCTCGTAACGCTGGCGTCCAGTTCGCCTTCATCGACACGGCCGGCCGGAGCGACGACAGCGCCCTCAAAGCGGCGCGCGCGGCCGACCTGGTTCTCATCCCGAGCCGCCCGAACATCGTCGAGGTGGAAACCTTCCCGCAGGTGAACGACCTGCTACGCCTCGCCGGCAGCCCGCCGGCTTTCGTGCTGCTCAACGGCATTCACCCGACGGCGGGCAAGAACAGCATCGCCGAAGTGCATGAAGGTATCCGCGACCTCTACGGGCTGACGGTCTGCCCCGTGCATCTTTGCCAGCGCAGCGCCTATGCCGAGGCCATGACGACCGGCCGCGTGCCGCAAGAGCTTGATCCTGACGGGAAAGCGGGCGACGAGCTGAAAAGGCTTTTCGAGTTCGTTTGTGAATTTGTGAACATGCGAGGGGAAAATGTCGAAGTTCGGGGCGATACAGCAACAGCTTGAGAAGGCGAGCCGGACAAAGCCCGCCGCCGTTGCACCCGTCGCAAAGCCGCAGCCCGTTCCGCCGCCGGCGATCGAGCCCGCGCCGGAACCGCAGGCCGCGGCGCCCGCTCCGGCGCCTGCGGCTGCGCGCTACAAGGCGCCAAGCCGAGAGGGGAAGACCCATATCGGCGCTTATCTGACTCCTGATTTCAAGCGCAGCATGCGCCTGGTGCAGGCGGAAACCGGCGAGGACACGACTCAGCTCATCGCCCGCGCGCTCAACGAGCTTTTCCGCGCCCACAAGGTTCCTGTGGTGGATCAAGATTGAGATATTGAACATGTGAAGTTGGTGAGCATGTGGCCGGCAATGGATTGGAGCGCGATCTTCAACACGGCTTCGGCCGTCGCTGCCCTGGACGACGACGCGCTGTGGCTCCTGTCCGCGCGCGTGCGCGCGCTGCCGACAGCGTTCCCGCGCACCCCCACGGAGCCTGAAATTTGCCCGCGGGTGCGTCGGAGACAGTTTAGCAGCCGAATCCAGAAGCGCGCCCACGCCCAAGATTAGGGCGGGGCCGGGGCCTTCTCGAAGGCCGCCTAATGGGGCTTTGGCGCGACATGGAATTGCACGCCGGCCTGTTTTTGCAGATAGCCCAGCACGCCGAACAGGTTCCGCGCCTGCGGATTACCGCTCGGGCTGAACATGCGCATGAGGCTCTTCCGCGGCGTATCCGTCGCCGTCGCCAGTTTTTTCAAAGCCGACCGTCGCGTTGATGTAGTCGCGCAGGATCGATTTGCCCGTCTCGACGTCGCCGCCGAGCATGGTGTCGATACCTTCACGGAGAAGATTCTCCGCGAACGCCGGATCATCCGCGACGCGGCGTTGCACCAGTTCCTTGAAGCTCTTCGTGAGCGCCATTGCCGCCTCCGTCAGTTAATGCGCGGCGCCTTCCGCCGCTTGTAATCCGCCCAGCTCGCCTTCGCCGCCTCTATGTCCTTTTGCTGGCGCTTCTTGGTGCCGCCCGTTAGCAGGATCACCACCACGTCGCCGTCGCGACCGAAATAAACGCGGTAGCCCGCTCCCCAATCGATCTTGTATTCAAGCACGCCTTCGCCAACGCCCTTGGCGTTCGAGAGGTTGCCCTGTTCGAGCCGCGCCAGCGCGACGGCGACTTTCGCCGCCGCCGCCGAATCCAGACTGGAGAACCAATCCTCAAAAGGGCTCTTTCCGTCGACGCGGAGGTAATAGCGCAGTTCAAGCATAGATAATGGTAACATATATGTTACCACAATTCAAGGACGAAGGGCGCTGGCGCCCTATGAAAAAAAGGCCAGCAAGGTCACCCTTGCCGCTCCATCTTCTTGAACGGTCATCGCCCTCCGTAACGTAAAACGAACAGAGGGAAGGAACCTCGATCCTCCAAACGGAGCCTTGCCGCTATCCCGTCATGTCGTCGAAAGCGTGCTGCAGAAATTGAGCAAACACGGCGCTCGGGTCGAGATCCATCGCTTTTATAAATTCAGCAAACTCGACCACGTCGAGGCGACGTTCGCCGCGCTCGTATTTCGAGACAAAAGATTGCGTCCGGCCGATGCGCTCGGCGAGTCCTTCCTGGGTGAGACCGGCGCGCTCGCGCGCGGCGATCATCAACGCCAGAAAATCCTTGTAGGGCTTGCTGTTCGCGCCGCTGGCGAAAGGCTTCACGCAGCAGATCGAGGACGCGCATCGCGCTGCAATCATTCTCGACAAGCAGGCGATGAAGTTTTCCGATCGCGCATTCGCCATCATCCTGGCCGGCGCGGTCGGCGCCCTGGCGCTGATCGTGCTCGGCCTATGGGCGTCTTTGTCCTGGCAACGGGCGGAGCTGGCGAATCTGGCGCTGGAAAAGGCCGATCGGCAGGGTGAGATCGACGGCATGAAGGCGACTGCGCAAAAAATGCGGGATCAGGGATTGAAGATCGAATTCGGGAACTGTGGGGAGAACAAAGGCCGCGTACGGATTTGCGTCGCCATCGAGCCCGGGCTGAAACCATGGGGAACCGAGCAGGCGCCGTTCGCGATCCTGAAGGGTTATTGAAACGAGATGTGAAGGCATTGATATTAAATAGTTTCCAGCTTCCGGGGGACGGCGGAACGTGCAACTGCTCGCCAAAGGCTGGTTTCCCAAGGTTCTATATTCATCACTCGCTTGACCAGCTGACGTAATGTATGTAAATCAAATACATGCAGTGGTTACCAATGAATCGCTTCCTTTTCCAGCATCACGTTCGCAGCAAAATGCTCGAAAGCGCCCTCGGCGAACCCGTTGGCCTGATCTTATACGGAGAACCGCAGCTCAGTCTGATTGTACATATCCTCCGCTTCTGGTCGTCAAGAGATTGCAAATTCTTCAGGCTCCGTCTCCAAGAAGGAGCTTTCACATTGCTCGCAAGGCGCCCGCCCATGCAGTCCACGAATTCGGCCAGGTATGTTGTGCTGGACAGCTATCGTTTCTTAGCCGGAGTGGCATCGTCATATTTCATTATAATATTGACTTTCAGTTGGGGCTAGCGACCTGGTTTCCTCTTGTCACAAATCTCAGTTGCATGGTCGATTTCTTTTTCATGCTCAGCGGTTTCGTCATCGTGCATGGCTATCGGAGCCGTTTTGGATCGGCTCGGGAATACGGGGAGTTTCTACTGGCCCGGTGGGCGCGCGTCTATCCGTTACACGTCCTGATTTTGGCTTGCTATCTGGTGCTCATCGCCATCGCGCATCTCCTGCACGTTCAGCCCAATCACCCGGAGATATTGGCGCTTTCCGGCCTGCCGGTGAATCTGCTCCTCGTGCAAGCCTGGGGGTTCCTCGACCATCCGAGTTTCAATGTGCCCTCGTGGTCGATAAGTGCGGAGTGGTTTGTCTACCTGCTGGCGCCCGCCGTCTTCGCTATCGTTCGCCGTGTCAGTCTCGCGTTCAGCATGCTTTGCACACTGCTGATGGTGGCCGCCATGATTGCGGTCCACAATGCACTCGGCGCACAGGATTGGATGGATTTGACGTATCAGTTTGGAATGTTGCGCGCCCTCCCCAGCTTCTTTGCCGGTGCCGCGATCGCCGAGGCGATATGCAATGGTCAGTTACGCGGCAAACCATCTTGGTGGACTGTTCACGCGCTGGCTGCGAGTGCGCTGGTCGTGCTATCTCTCGACGTTCGGCGTGAATTGGTTCTGCCGGTCTTCTGTTCGCTCATCGCTTTTGCTGCTCTTGCCGATGCAAGAGGCGTCCCCTCTGTGATGAAGAGCCAAGTTCTCCTCGTTCTCGGGGAGAGTTCTTACGCCCTCTACATGTCGCACGTTCTTGTGAGCGTGCCGTTTTGGTGGCGCGCGGCGTCTGCATCTGATCGAGACCCGTGGACATTCGCCTTCGCCTTCGCGAGCTTCTGGATTACGATCGTGCTGTCCTTGCTCTCCTACCGTTATTTCGAGCGACCCATGCGGAGGGACTGTCAGGAATCTTGTGTGTGGGGCCATAGTAGAACCGCAGGAGGCGGGCTATGGCGATCAAGAAGGGCACATTGGACCAATTGCTGTCGGGACGCGATCCGAAGGAGGTTTTTTCCAAGGATGGCTTGTTCGATGAGCTGAAGAAGGCGCTGGCGGAACGGGTTCTGAACGCGGAGATGGACGACCATCTCGAGAGCGAAGCGGCGGCGGGCAAGGCGAACCACCGCAACGGCTATTCGAAGAAGACCGTGCTGACCGAGACGTCGAAGATCGACATCAGGGTCCCGCGGGACCGGGAGGGGACTTCGATCCCAAGCTGATCGCGCGCTATCAGCGCCGCTTTCCCGGCTTCGACGAGAAAATCGTGTCGATGTATGCGCGCGGCATGACGGTGCGCGAGATCCAGGGCCATTGCTCGAGCTCTACGGCCTGGAAGTCTCGCCCGATTGATCTCGACAGTCACCGACGCCGTGCTGGAGACCGTCGCCGAATGGCAGAACCGGCCGCTCGAGGCGATGTATCCCTTGGTTTTCTTCGACGCGCTGCGCGTCAAAATCCGCGACGAAGGCCTGGTCCGCAACAAGGCCGTCTATGTGGCGCTCGGCGTCACGCCGGACGGAACGAAGGACATTCTGGGGCTTTGGATCGAGACCTCGGAGGGCGCCAAATTCTGGCTTCGGGTGATGAACGAGCTGAAGAACCGCGGCGTCGGCGACATACTGATCGCCGTGGTCGACGGCCTGAAGGGCTTTCCGGAGGCGATCAATGCGTGTTTCCGCAGACGACCGTGCAGACCTGCATCGTGCATCTCATTCGAAACTCGATGGAATTCGCCTCATACAAGGACCGCAAGGCGATCGCCGCCGCGCTGAAGACGATCTATCGCGCCCCGACCGCCGAGGCGGCCAAAGAGGCGTTGGAGGCCTTCGACGGCGGCCATTGGGGCAAGAAATATCCGTCGATCGCGCAGGGCTGGCGGCGCAATTGGAGCAGGTCATCCGTTTTCGCCTTTCCGATCGCGGTACGGCGGATCATCTACACGACGAACGCCATAGAATCCTTGAACGCGAAGCTGCGGCGCGCCGTGCGACGAGAGGGCATTTTCCGACTGACGATGCGGCGATGAAGCTCCTCTATCTCGTCTTGCGCCAAGTCGCCGGGGAGTGGAAAATGGCGCCGCGCGAATGGTGCGAGGCGAAAAATCAATTCGCCATCATGTTCGACGATCGCTTCGTCGCGGCGTGATGGAAACCGGCCCGCACACAAGATTCCTGACAGTCCCATGCGGAGTTTGGATTACGCGAGCCGCCCAAAGCGCAGTCGGAGAGTCCTCGCGAAGACAGCGTATCGACGACATCGTCTTCGCATACGACCCGCTACTGAGGGGACTGAAATATCGATGATTCCCCATTAAGCTTCGTCGTGACTATGCACCCTGCTGTCGCAATCGCGCGTTTAAGTGCAGTTAAATGGATTATAGCTGCGCGATTTATAAGTAATTTCATCTGCCTACCTTGGAGATTTGGACTGTGGCTCTCTACACGAAAGTTTCCGACACCGCCGTCGTCCTTCAGAATGCGTCATCGTCTCAGGCACCGGATGGTCCACTGTCGCCAATGTTAATCCGCTTTGACCAAGCTCGGAGCGGAGGCCTTCCATTGTTCATCAAGCCAGGCGTCTATACGACAACCGAAATTCTCGTGAACTCGAGCACTGGTGGGGGACAAACACTGTCCGTCTATGCAATTCCGGGCACGGTCGTGTTGCAGCTCACGTCCGGCAACAATATTTTGACTATTAACGGTATATATTGCTGCAAGATTGACGGCATCAATTTCAACGGAATAACGTCAATTTCACGAATTTAAGCGATTCATCGGCGCTTCTTTCTGTCACCAATGCGCCGTATTGTGAAATAATCAATAACCAGTTCTATAATTCGGTGGCGTGTGGTGTGTATGTTTCTGGATCTGCTTGCACGATACGAGATAATCTCGTCTATCAATGCAGCTACGGCATTTGGGCAGTAGACGCCACTTCGCGTATCAATGGAAATACATCCAGAATTGTGCCAATAACGGCATATTGATTTGGACATCGACCGTCACTGGCAATGGCAGCATTGTATCCGAGAATAATATCAATGGCATTCAAAGCGGAAGTGGCACGGGTCAAAATGGGAATGGCATTCTCGTCTTCCGGGCGGTCGCTGTCACAATAACGGCAAACACCATCAGCGGGTGCCAATATTCTGCGATCCGATGCAATGGCGGCGGAGATTTCGTTATTCAAGGCAATAACTGCTATGGCTCTCGGGAGATGGCGATATTCATCGAAGCGCCAACCGCGGGAATCGACCTGAACGGCGCTGTCGTCTCGGGGAACATTATCGACACGGCGGCAATGGAATTGCGGTCGCCAATTCTGGAACCGGCGGTCCAAGGCGCCGCAAAGAGCGTCGCCATCACGGGCAACCGTGTGACTAACATCATCCATCAGACGATCAATGATCCAGGATATGTTCCGACTGTCAGCATCGCCTTCGGCATTTATGCGGAAGGCGCCGCCGTCATTTCGGGCAACCTCGTTGACGGAGCCGCAGGAATCGGGATCAACCCAGGCCATAATGCATCGACCCACGATCTTAATGTCAATGGCAATTTGGTTCTGAATAGTCGATCGGCATCGGCTATAGCGCTCAAGCGGGGCCGGCAGATCGTCATTTTCAAGCAACCAAATTCAGGGCGCCACGGGTGGCGCAATCGTTTCCGTCGTCTACGACGACAGCACTGGCACTGTCGCACGTGTGTCTGGAAGTACCGATTATGGCAACCCAGTATGACGCCCAAATCGGCAATGTCTTCATGGGGAACAATAGATCATACTAGCCCCGAAAATTCAGTTGGGTTGGCGGAAGTGGCACATGGGTTTGAATCGGCGGAGAGTTCTGGCGGCCTACTCGCGTCGTCTTCGAGATCTCTTTCCGACCCGTCACAGCTTCCAGACGCTTCGCGTCCAAGGTCGGCGGCGGCGGCAACCTTGGACGCGAAGCGAAGATCATGCGTATCACGGCGCTTTATAGCAATTTTACGCCGTATTAGACCAATGAGGTTTGTTATGAAAGTTAGGCAGAACATCGCGTTATTGTTTACGATTATTTGTACTATTGCGAATTCGCCTGGGCAGGCGGAAGCAACCTATTCATTCTCTTCATTGACATATTCAGGGAACTTCCAGAGGGGGCCAACTGAGTGTCGTCGCCACTTTGACGGCGTCGGCCGCTATAAATACCGATTCGATCTGCGTTGTGTTCTCCGCCCCGGATCAATACAATTTCTGGGGTTGTCGCGACATCGCTCTCGGCGTTGGTGTCAACGCGATCAATCTCGACTTGAATATTCCAGGAGATGCAGAAATAACGAGTTACAGCGGATATATTTTTGTAAACAATACAAATCCATGGGGTGCTATCGCCCAGTCGCCGTCCTTGACCACATTGACGGTCGCCCAAGTGTCGCCAACAATATTGTTTTCATTTTCATCGATGAATTATTCTGGGGTCACGACTCCGGGCGGACAATTAAATGTCACGGCGACATTGTCCACGCCGACGGCGACGAACGCCAATTCAGTATGCATTGGATTCGTGGCTCCTGATCAATATAGTTTCGGGAACTGTCAGGTGGTCGCGCTCGATGCCGGCTCCAATACAGTCAATTTCACTATTG includes these proteins:
- a CDS encoding IS5 family transposase (programmed frameshift); its protein translation is MGDLFLLSEAEMARISPHFPLAHGVPRVDDRRVVSGIVYVIKNGLQWKDAPKEYGPPKTLYNRFIRWSRLGVFDRIFAALAGEGPKPERIMIDSTHLKAHRTAASLLKKGLFSRCIGRTKGGLNSKLHVVCDGAGKPLVMMLTEGQMSDHKGARPMLDALPPSSALIADRGYDSDWFRRALAERGTEPCIPPTKSRKKPLDYDKALYRQRHKIENLFAKLKDWRRIATRYDRCAHAFFSAICIAAAVAFYLNQ
- a CDS encoding acyltransferase, with the protein product MYVNQIHAVVTNESLPFPASRSQQNARKRPRRTRWPDLIRRTAAQSDCTYPPLLVVKRLQILQAPSPRRSFHIARKAPAHAVHEFGQVCCAGQLSFLSRSGIVIFHYNIDFQLGLATWFPLVTNLSCMVDFFFMLSGFVIVHGYRSRFGSAREYGEFLLARWARVYPLHVLILACYLVLIAIAHLLHVQPNHPEILALSGLPVNLLLVQAWGFLDHPSFNVPSWSISAEWFVYLLAPAVFAIVRRVSLAFSMLCTLLMVAAMIAVHNALGAQDWMDLTYQFGMLRALPSFFAGAAIAEAICNGQLRGKPSWWTVHALAASALVVLSLDVRRELVLPVFCSLIAFAALADARGVPSVMKSQVLLVLGESSYALYMSHVLVSVPFWWRAASASDRDPWTFAFAFASFWITIVLSLLSYRYFERPMRRDCQESCVWGHSRTAGGGLWRSRRAHWTNCCRDAIRRRFFPRMACSMS
- a CDS encoding ribbon-helix-helix domain-containing protein, giving the protein MSKFGAIQQQLEKASRTKPAAVAPVAKPQPVPPPAIEPAPEPQAAAPAPAPAAARYKAPSREGKTHIGAYLTPDFKRSMRLVQAETGEDTTQLIARALNELFRAHKVPVVDQD
- a CDS encoding type II toxin-antitoxin system RelE/ParE family toxin, yielding MLPLSMLELRYYLRVDGKSPFEDWFSSLDSAAAAKVAVALARLEQGNLSNAKGVGEGVLEYKIDWGAGYRVYFGRDGDVVVILLTGGTKKRQQKDIEAAKASWADYKRRKAPRIN
- a CDS encoding AAA family ATPase, with translation MFTISVVGQKGGTGKTTTVLGLAVAAANAGHDVAVIDLDPQATAANWKDRRQSENPPVVSAQASRLQPTLDAARNAGVQFAFIDTAGRSDDSALKAARAADLVLIPSRPNIVEVETFPQVNDLLRLAGSPPAFVLLNGIHPTAGKNSIAEVHEGIRDLYGLTVCPVHLCQRSAYAEAMTTGRVPQELDPDGKAGDELKRLFEFVCEFVNMRGENVEVRGDTATA
- a CDS encoding helix-turn-helix domain-containing protein → MIAARERAGLTQEGLAERIGRTQSFVSKYERGERRLDVVEFAEFIKAMDLDPSAVFAQFLQHAFDDMTG